The following proteins are co-located in the Pseudomonas cavernae genome:
- a CDS encoding CoA-transferase subunit beta produces the protein MSAYTTNEMMTVAAARRLKNGAVCFVGIGLPSKAANLARLTSSPDVVLIYESGPIGAKPSVLPLSIGDGELAETADTVVPTGEIFRYWLQGGRIDVGFLGAAQVDKYGNINTTVIGDYNKPKVRLPGAGGAPEIAGSAKQVLIILKQSHRTFVDKLAFITSVGFGEGGDHRQQLGLPGAGPVGIITDLCIMEPEAGTHEFIVTALHPGVTREQVIENTGWAIRFAEQVAVTEAPNETELTALRALEARTAAAHGQQGGEE, from the coding sequence ATGAGCGCTTACACCACCAATGAAATGATGACCGTGGCCGCCGCCCGCCGCCTGAAGAATGGCGCGGTCTGCTTCGTCGGCATCGGTCTGCCGTCCAAGGCCGCCAACCTGGCACGCCTGACCTCGTCGCCGGACGTGGTGCTGATCTACGAATCGGGCCCGATCGGCGCCAAGCCGAGCGTGCTGCCGCTGTCCATCGGCGATGGCGAACTGGCCGAAACCGCCGACACCGTGGTGCCGACCGGCGAAATCTTCCGCTACTGGCTGCAGGGCGGGCGCATCGACGTTGGTTTCCTCGGCGCCGCGCAGGTCGACAAGTATGGCAACATCAACACCACCGTGATCGGCGACTACAACAAGCCGAAAGTGCGCCTGCCCGGCGCCGGCGGCGCCCCGGAGATCGCCGGTAGCGCCAAGCAGGTGCTGATCATCCTCAAGCAGTCGCACCGCACCTTCGTCGACAAGCTGGCCTTCATCACCTCGGTCGGCTTTGGGGAGGGCGGCGACCACCGCCAGCAGCTCGGCCTGCCGGGCGCCGGTCCGGTCGGCATCATCACCGACCTGTGCATCATGGAGCCGGAAGCCGGCACCCACGAATTCATCGTCACCGCGCTGCACCCGGGCGTGACCCGCGAGCAGGTGATCGAGAACACCGGCTGGGCGATACGTTTCGCCGAGCAAGTGGCGGTCACCGAAGCGCCGAACGAGACTGAGCTGACTGCGCTGCGCGCCCTGGAAGCACGTACTGCGGCCGCCCACGGCCAGCAAGGGGGTGAGGAATGA
- the pcaF gene encoding 3-oxoadipyl-CoA thiolase encodes MSREVFICDAVRTPIGRLNGGLAPVRADDLAAIPLRALLERNPQVDWNAVDEVFMGCANQSGEDNRNVARMALLLAGLPASVPGVTLNRLCASGMEAVGAAFRAITSGEMELAIAAGVESMTRAPYVMGKADSAFGRAQKLEDTTLGWRFINPAMKEQYGVDSMPVTGDNVAEDYGVSRADQDAFALRSQQRAAAAQESGYFAEEIVPVLIKTKKGETLVDTDEHPRADTTAEGLARLKPVNGEGKTVTAGNASGLNDGASAMILASAEAVRKYGLKPRAKVLGMASGGVLPRVMGIGPVPAVRKLLARLNLAIDAFDVIELNEAFAAQGLAVTRELGLADDSAKVNPNGGAIALGHPLGMSGNRLVLTAVHQLEKSGGRYGLATMCVGVGQGLALAIERV; translated from the coding sequence ATGAGCCGCGAGGTCTTTATCTGCGATGCGGTGCGCACGCCGATCGGTCGCCTCAACGGCGGCCTGGCCCCGGTGCGTGCCGACGACCTGGCGGCGATTCCGCTGCGCGCGTTGCTCGAGCGCAACCCGCAGGTCGACTGGAACGCGGTCGACGAAGTGTTCATGGGTTGCGCCAACCAGTCCGGTGAGGACAACCGCAACGTCGCGCGCATGGCGCTGCTGCTCGCCGGGCTGCCGGCCAGCGTGCCGGGCGTGACGCTGAATCGGCTCTGCGCTTCCGGCATGGAGGCGGTCGGCGCCGCCTTCCGCGCCATCACCAGCGGCGAGATGGAACTGGCCATCGCCGCCGGAGTGGAGTCGATGACCCGCGCGCCCTACGTGATGGGCAAGGCCGACAGCGCCTTCGGCCGCGCGCAGAAACTCGAAGACACCACCCTGGGCTGGCGCTTCATCAACCCGGCGATGAAGGAGCAGTACGGCGTCGACAGCATGCCGGTGACCGGCGACAACGTCGCCGAGGACTACGGCGTCAGCCGCGCCGACCAGGACGCCTTCGCCCTGCGCAGCCAGCAGCGTGCCGCCGCCGCCCAGGAGTCCGGTTACTTCGCCGAGGAAATCGTGCCGGTGCTGATCAAGACCAAGAAGGGCGAGACGCTGGTCGACACCGACGAGCACCCGCGCGCCGACACCACGGCCGAGGGCCTGGCCAGGCTCAAGCCGGTCAACGGCGAAGGCAAGACGGTCACCGCCGGCAACGCCTCGGGCCTCAACGACGGTGCCTCGGCGATGATCCTGGCGTCCGCCGAAGCGGTGCGCAAATACGGCCTCAAGCCGCGCGCCAAGGTGCTCGGCATGGCCAGCGGCGGCGTGCTGCCGCGGGTGATGGGCATCGGCCCGGTGCCGGCGGTGCGCAAGCTGCTGGCGCGGCTGAACCTGGCCATCGACGCCTTCGATGTGATCGAGTTGAACGAAGCCTTCGCCGCCCAGGGCCTGGCGGTGACCCGCGAGCTGGGCCTGGCGGACGACAGCGCCAAGGTCAACCCGAACGGCGGCGCCATCGCCCTCGGCCATCCGCTGGGCATGAGCGGCAATCGCCTGGTGCTGACCGCCGTGCACCAGCTGGAGAAGAGCGGTGGCCGCTACGGCCTGGCGACCATGTGCGTGGGCGTCGGCCAAGGTTTGGCATTGGCCATCGAGCGGGTCTAA
- a CDS encoding CoA transferase subunit A: protein MAELLTLREAVERFVNDGDTVALEGFTHLIPTAASHELIRQGKKDLCLVRMTPDLVYDLLIGAGCAKKLIFSWGGNPGVGSLHRLRDAVEKDWPHALEIEEHSHADLANSYVAGASGLPFAVLRAYAGSDLPKVNPLLKTVTCPFTGEVLAAVPSVRPDVTVIHAQKADRKGNVLLWGILGVQKEAALAAKRCIVTVEEIVDDLNAPMNACVLPTWALTAVCHVPGGAHPSYAHGYYERDNRFYQAWDPIARDRDTFTAWIDEYIRGTEDFAAFQEKIGQAKIAEANQ, encoded by the coding sequence ATGGCTGAACTCCTGACCCTGCGCGAAGCCGTCGAGCGCTTCGTGAATGACGGCGACACAGTCGCCCTCGAAGGCTTCACCCACCTGATTCCCACTGCCGCGTCCCACGAATTGATCCGCCAGGGCAAGAAAGACCTGTGCCTGGTGCGCATGACCCCCGACCTGGTCTATGACCTGCTGATCGGCGCCGGCTGTGCCAAGAAGCTGATCTTCTCCTGGGGCGGCAACCCCGGCGTCGGTTCGCTGCATCGCCTGCGCGACGCGGTCGAGAAGGACTGGCCGCACGCCCTTGAGATCGAAGAGCACAGCCACGCCGACCTGGCCAACTCCTACGTCGCCGGCGCCTCCGGCCTGCCGTTCGCGGTGCTGCGCGCCTACGCCGGCTCCGACCTGCCGAAGGTCAACCCGCTGCTGAAGACCGTGACCTGCCCGTTCACCGGCGAAGTGCTGGCCGCGGTGCCCTCGGTGCGCCCGGACGTCACCGTGATCCACGCGCAGAAGGCCGACCGCAAGGGCAACGTGTTGCTCTGGGGCATCCTCGGCGTGCAGAAGGAGGCGGCCCTGGCGGCCAAGCGCTGCATCGTCACCGTGGAGGAGATAGTCGATGACCTGAATGCGCCGATGAACGCCTGCGTGCTGCCGACCTGGGCGCTGACCGCCGTCTGCCACGTCCCCGGCGGCGCGCACCCGTCCTACGCCCACGGCTACTACGAGCGCGACAACCGCTTCTACCAGGCCTGGGACCCGATCGCCCGCGACCGCGACACCTTCACCGCGTGGATCGACGAGTACATCCGCGGCACCGAGGATTTCGCCGCCTTTCAAGAAAAGATCGGGCAAGCCAAGATCGCGGAGGCCAACCAATGA
- a CDS encoding 3-carboxy-cis,cis-muconate cycloisomerase: MRAIFCDRGRVQGMLDFEAALARAEARVGLIPQAAVAPIAVACQAERYDFVALAQAIATAGNSAIPLVKALGRQVAAQSVEAERYVHLGATSQDAMDSGLVLQLRAAIALLEHDLAQLADALAVQAERHADTPLAGRTWLQHATPVTLGMKIAGWLGAVTRHRQRLAELKPRLLCLQFGGASGSLAALGEQAWPVAEALAAELQLNLPEQPWHTQRDRLVEFAALLGMLAGSLGKLGRDLSLLMQTEAGELFEPAAPGKGGSSTMPHKRNPVGAAVLIGAATRAPGLVATMLSAMPQEHERSLGLWHAEWETLPELCCLVSGALQQTLLLVPGLEVDAARMRANLDLTQGLVLAEAVSIALAQRIGRDAAHHLVEHCCKQAVQEGAHLRQVLGANAEVSAELSAVELDRLFDPAQYLGQARRWVARAVAEHHALGD; the protein is encoded by the coding sequence ATGCGCGCGATCTTCTGCGACCGGGGCCGGGTGCAGGGCATGCTCGACTTCGAAGCCGCGCTGGCGCGTGCCGAGGCGCGGGTCGGGTTGATTCCGCAAGCCGCCGTGGCGCCCATCGCGGTCGCCTGCCAGGCCGAGCGCTACGACTTCGTCGCCCTGGCCCAGGCCATCGCCACGGCCGGCAACTCGGCGATTCCGCTGGTCAAGGCGCTGGGCCGGCAGGTGGCCGCACAGAGCGTCGAAGCCGAGCGCTACGTGCACCTCGGCGCCACCAGCCAGGACGCCATGGACAGCGGCCTGGTCCTGCAACTGCGCGCCGCCATCGCCTTGCTGGAACACGACCTCGCGCAACTCGCCGATGCCCTGGCCGTCCAGGCCGAGCGCCACGCCGACACCCCGCTGGCCGGACGCACCTGGCTGCAACACGCCACGCCGGTGACCCTGGGCATGAAGATCGCCGGCTGGCTCGGCGCCGTCACCCGTCACCGCCAGCGCCTGGCCGAACTCAAGCCGCGTCTGCTGTGCCTGCAATTCGGCGGCGCTTCCGGCAGCCTCGCCGCGCTCGGCGAACAGGCCTGGCCGGTGGCCGAGGCACTGGCCGCCGAACTGCAACTCAATCTGCCCGAGCAGCCCTGGCATACCCAGCGCGACCGCCTGGTGGAGTTTGCCGCGCTGCTGGGAATGCTCGCCGGCAGCCTCGGCAAGCTCGGCCGTGACCTCAGCCTGCTGATGCAGACCGAGGCCGGCGAGCTGTTCGAGCCGGCCGCGCCGGGCAAGGGCGGCTCCTCGACCATGCCGCACAAGCGCAACCCGGTCGGCGCCGCCGTGTTGATCGGCGCCGCCACCCGCGCGCCGGGGCTGGTGGCGACCATGCTCAGCGCCATGCCGCAGGAACACGAGCGCAGCCTCGGCCTCTGGCACGCCGAGTGGGAAACCCTGCCGGAGCTCTGCTGCCTGGTCTCCGGTGCACTGCAACAGACGCTGCTGCTGGTGCCGGGCCTGGAAGTGGATGCCGCGCGCATGCGCGCCAACCTCGACCTGACCCAGGGCCTGGTGCTGGCCGAGGCGGTGAGCATCGCCCTGGCCCAGCGCATCGGCCGCGACGCCGCGCACCACCTGGTCGAACACTGCTGCAAACAGGCGGTGCAGGAGGGCGCGCACCTGCGCCAGGTGCTCGGCGCGAATGCCGAAGTCAGCGCCGAACTGTCCGCCGTCGAACTGGATCGTCTGTTCGATCCGGCCCAATACCTGGGCCAGGCGCGCCGCTGGGTCGCGCGCGCCGTGGCCGAACACCATGCGTTAGGAGACTGA
- a CDS encoding OprD family porin, with amino-acid sequence MKRPNTVCHATRLLPSALALAAASSALPALAQASGFVEDAKASVLARNFYLNRNFVDTSKQGKAEEWTQSFILDARSGFTQGPVGFGVDVLGLWSAKLDGGRGTAGTQLLPVHDDGRPADDFGRLGVAAKAKLSTTELKVGEWMPVLPILRSDDGRSLPQTFRGGQLTANEIAGLTLYGGQFRGNSPRNDASMDDMSLFGVPTATSDRFNFAGGEYSFNDKRTLVGVWTAQLEDVYQQQFLNLVHSQPLGAWTLGANLGFFTGKDDGGARAGELDNQTWSALLSAKTGNQVFYLGLQKVGGDDAWMRVNGTSGGTLANDSYNSSYDNAKERSWQLRHDYNFVGLGIPGLTLMNRYISGDHAQFKNGTQDGEEWGRESELAYTVQNGALKNLNLKWRNSSMRRDWGGTNSFDENRLIISYPFSLL; translated from the coding sequence ATGAAACGCCCGAACACCGTCTGCCACGCCACCCGCCTCCTGCCCAGCGCCCTGGCCCTCGCCGCGGCCAGCAGCGCCCTGCCCGCCCTAGCCCAGGCAAGCGGCTTTGTCGAAGACGCCAAGGCCAGTGTGCTGGCGCGCAACTTCTATCTGAACCGCAACTTCGTCGACACCAGCAAACAGGGCAAAGCCGAGGAATGGACCCAGAGCTTCATCCTCGACGCCCGTTCCGGCTTCACCCAGGGCCCGGTCGGCTTTGGCGTCGATGTGCTCGGCTTGTGGTCGGCCAAGCTCGACGGCGGGCGCGGCACCGCCGGCACCCAGCTGCTGCCGGTGCATGACGATGGCCGTCCGGCCGATGACTTCGGCCGCCTCGGCGTGGCGGCCAAGGCCAAGCTTTCCACCACCGAGCTGAAAGTCGGCGAATGGATGCCGGTGCTGCCGATCCTGCGCTCCGACGACGGCCGCTCGCTGCCGCAAACCTTCCGCGGCGGCCAGCTCACCGCCAACGAGATCGCCGGCCTGACCCTCTACGGCGGCCAGTTCCGTGGCAATAGCCCGCGCAACGACGCGAGCATGGACGACATGTCGCTGTTCGGCGTGCCGACGGCCACCTCCGACCGCTTCAACTTCGCCGGCGGCGAATACAGCTTCAACGACAAGCGCACCCTGGTCGGGGTCTGGACCGCGCAGCTCGAAGACGTCTACCAGCAGCAATTCCTCAACCTGGTCCACAGCCAGCCGCTCGGTGCCTGGACCCTCGGTGCCAACCTCGGCTTCTTCACCGGCAAGGATGACGGCGGCGCACGCGCCGGCGAGCTGGACAACCAGACCTGGTCCGCCCTGCTCTCGGCCAAGACCGGCAATCAGGTGTTCTATCTCGGCCTGCAGAAGGTCGGCGGCGACGATGCCTGGATGCGCGTCAACGGCACCAGCGGCGGCACCCTGGCCAATGACAGTTACAACTCCAGCTACGACAACGCCAAGGAGCGCTCCTGGCAATTGCGCCACGACTACAACTTCGTCGGCCTCGGCATTCCCGGCCTGACCCTGATGAACCGCTACATCAGCGGCGACCATGCGCAGTTCAAGAACGGCACCCAGGACGGCGAGGAATGGGGCCGCGAGAGCGAACTGGCCTACACCGTCCAGAATGGCGCGCTGAAGAACCTCAACCTCAAGTGGCGCAACTCCAGCATGCGCCGCGACTGGGGTGGCACCAACAGCTTCGACGAAAACCGCCTGATCATCAGCTACCCGTTCTCGCTGCTCTGA
- the pcaD gene encoding 3-oxoadipate enol-lactonase yields MPAVKLADGELNYQLDGSEAAPVLVLSNSLGTDLHMWDAQIAAFTEHFCVLRYDTRGHGRSLVSPGPYSIDQLGRDVLALLDALDIERAHFCGLSMGGLIGQWLGIHAGARLGKLVLCNTAAKIAGPEVWNPRIDTVLAGGVQAMHDLRNASILRWFTPEFAAAEPTQVEPIVEMLAQTAPEGYAANCAAVRDADFRAQLGLIEAPTLVVCGSQDPVTTPTDGRFLAEHIRGAEWVEFPAAHLSNVEAGEAFSRRVLDFLRA; encoded by the coding sequence ATGCCTGCCGTAAAACTCGCCGATGGCGAACTGAACTATCAACTGGATGGCTCGGAGGCCGCGCCGGTACTGGTGCTGTCCAACTCCCTGGGCACCGACCTGCACATGTGGGACGCACAGATTGCCGCCTTCACCGAGCACTTCTGCGTGCTGCGCTACGACACCCGTGGCCACGGCCGCTCGCTGGTCAGCCCCGGCCCGTACAGCATCGACCAACTTGGTCGCGACGTGCTGGCCCTGCTCGACGCGCTGGACATCGAGCGGGCGCATTTCTGCGGCCTGTCCATGGGCGGCCTGATCGGCCAGTGGCTGGGCATCCATGCCGGCGCGCGCCTGGGCAAGCTGGTGCTGTGCAACACCGCGGCGAAGATCGCCGGCCCCGAGGTGTGGAACCCGCGCATCGACACCGTGCTGGCCGGCGGCGTGCAGGCCATGCACGACCTGCGCAACGCGTCGATCCTGCGCTGGTTCACTCCGGAATTCGCCGCGGCCGAGCCAACCCAGGTCGAGCCCATCGTCGAGATGCTCGCGCAGACCGCACCCGAAGGCTATGCGGCCAATTGCGCGGCGGTGCGCGATGCGGACTTCCGCGCGCAGCTGGGACTGATCGAGGCGCCGACCCTGGTGGTCTGCGGCAGCCAGGACCCGGTGACCACCCCGACCGATGGGCGCTTCCTGGCCGAGCACATTCGCGGCGCCGAATGGGTCGAGTTCCCCGCCGCGCACCTGTCCAACGTCGAGGCCGGCGAAGCGTTCAGCCGCCGCGTGCTGGACTTCCTGCGCGCCTGA
- a CDS encoding Gfo/Idh/MocA family protein: MNQPLRIALIGAGAMGRQHYQHLQQLSEAQLCAVADPGPQTGAFAAECGVPHFADYRQMLEQARPQAAIIATPNNQHVSTILDCIAAGVPVLVEKPVGVHLDEVRELVAAAETHRVPVLVGHHRRHNPLIVKARELVVSGVLGRLTNVTALWQLQKPDSYFDIPWRREPGAGMLLTNLIHDLDLLRHLCGEVRQVQAFTDNGARGFANEDSAAVLLQFDNGALGSLTGSDAVAAPWSWELNSGENPIYPRQSDQSCYLLAGTRGALSVPQLKRWQYAEAGAGWHQPLLAVDEPFSADEALRLQLQHFVRVARGEAEPLVSVADAGRTLALIEAIRQAAESGRACAPETI; this comes from the coding sequence TTGAATCAGCCTCTCCGTATCGCCCTCATCGGTGCCGGCGCCATGGGCCGCCAGCACTACCAGCACTTGCAGCAGCTGAGCGAGGCGCAACTCTGCGCCGTGGCCGATCCGGGCCCACAGACCGGTGCCTTCGCCGCCGAGTGCGGGGTGCCACATTTCGCCGATTACCGGCAGATGCTGGAGCAGGCCCGGCCGCAGGCGGCGATCATCGCCACGCCCAACAACCAGCACGTCAGCACCATCCTGGACTGCATCGCCGCCGGGGTGCCGGTACTGGTGGAAAAGCCGGTGGGCGTACACCTCGACGAAGTGCGCGAGCTGGTCGCCGCCGCTGAGACTCATCGGGTGCCGGTGCTGGTCGGCCATCACCGCCGGCACAATCCGCTGATCGTCAAGGCCCGCGAACTGGTGGTCAGCGGCGTACTCGGGCGGCTGACCAACGTCACCGCGCTGTGGCAGTTGCAGAAGCCGGACAGCTACTTCGACATCCCCTGGCGCCGCGAGCCGGGCGCAGGAATGCTGCTGACCAACCTGATCCACGACCTCGACCTGCTGCGCCACCTGTGCGGCGAGGTGCGCCAGGTACAGGCCTTCACCGATAACGGCGCGCGCGGTTTCGCCAACGAGGACAGCGCCGCCGTGCTGCTGCAGTTCGACAACGGCGCGCTGGGCAGCCTGACCGGTTCCGACGCGGTGGCCGCGCCCTGGAGCTGGGAGCTGAATTCCGGGGAGAACCCGATCTACCCGCGTCAGTCCGACCAGTCCTGCTACCTGCTGGCCGGCACCCGCGGGGCGCTGAGCGTGCCGCAACTCAAGCGCTGGCAGTACGCCGAGGCCGGCGCCGGCTGGCATCAGCCGCTGCTGGCGGTGGATGAGCCGTTCAGCGCCGACGAGGCGCTACGCCTGCAACTGCAGCATTTCGTCCGCGTCGCCCGCGGCGAGGCCGAGCCGCTGGTCAGTGTCGCCGATGCCGGGCGCACCCTGGCGCTGATCGAGGCCATCCGCCAGGCGGCGGAAAGCGGCCGTGCCTGCGCGCCGGAGACGATCTGA
- the pcaC gene encoding 4-carboxymuconolactone decarboxylase — MDEKDRYEAGMQVRRAVLGDAHVDRSLQNLTPFNQEFQEMITRHAWGDIWTRPGLPRHTRSLITIAMLIGMNREGELKLHLRAAKNNGVSRDEIKEVLMQSAIYCGIPAANASFHLAEEVWNELGVESLQREA, encoded by the coding sequence ATGGACGAGAAAGACCGCTACGAAGCCGGCATGCAGGTACGCCGCGCGGTGCTCGGCGACGCCCATGTCGACCGCAGCCTGCAGAACCTCACGCCGTTCAACCAGGAATTCCAGGAAATGATCACCCGCCACGCCTGGGGTGACATCTGGACCCGTCCGGGCCTGCCGCGCCACACCCGCAGCCTGATCACCATCGCCATGCTGATCGGGATGAACCGCGAGGGCGAGCTGAAGCTGCACCTGCGCGCGGCGAAGAACAACGGCGTGAGCCGCGACGAGATCAAGGAAGTGCTGATGCAGAGCGCGATCTACTGCGGCATCCCGGCGGCCAACGCCAGCTTCCACCTGGCCGAAGAGGTGTGGAACGAGCTGGGCGTGGAGTCGCTGCAGCGGGAAGCCTGA
- a CDS encoding IclR family transcriptional regulator, whose protein sequence is MAGSQIERALSLLESLTGHPAGLPMQTLADQLEIPKSATHRMLAELIRLGYVRQNPENSRYQLSTKLVAMGFRHLASSGADIVQPILDRLAQDTGELVRLGVIDGERQTWIAKAQGARSGLRYDPDMGRDAPLFYTASGHAWLASLSDAEALALVERQGIADPAQFGPNAPRSNAELLERLRLAREHGYAWVVESSAVGTSALAAVVRHPLDGRTIGVLSVAGPSARLPEARMHELAPLLLSATAELSAASQASELFV, encoded by the coding sequence ATGGCCGGTAGTCAGATCGAACGCGCCCTCAGTCTCCTCGAAAGCCTCACCGGCCACCCCGCTGGCCTGCCGATGCAGACCCTGGCCGATCAACTGGAGATTCCCAAAAGCGCGACCCACCGCATGCTCGCCGAGCTGATCCGCCTCGGTTACGTGCGCCAGAACCCGGAGAACAGCCGCTACCAACTGTCGACCAAGCTGGTGGCCATGGGTTTTCGCCACCTGGCCAGCAGCGGCGCGGATATCGTCCAGCCGATTCTCGATCGCCTGGCCCAGGACACCGGCGAGCTGGTGCGCCTGGGGGTGATCGACGGCGAGCGCCAGACCTGGATCGCCAAGGCCCAGGGCGCGCGTTCCGGGCTGCGCTACGACCCCGACATGGGCCGCGATGCGCCGCTGTTCTACACCGCCTCCGGGCATGCCTGGCTGGCCAGCCTCAGCGATGCCGAGGCGCTGGCGCTGGTGGAGCGCCAGGGCATCGCCGACCCGGCGCAGTTCGGCCCCAATGCGCCACGCTCCAACGCCGAGCTGCTCGAGCGCCTGCGCCTGGCCCGCGAGCACGGCTATGCCTGGGTGGTGGAAAGCTCGGCGGTCGGCACTTCGGCATTGGCGGCGGTGGTCCGGCATCCGCTGGATGGCCGCACCATCGGCGTACTCAGCGTGGCCGGACCCAGCGCCCGCCTGCCGGAAGCACGCATGCACGAACTGGCGCCACTGCTGCTGAGCGCCACCGCGGAGCTGTCGGCGGCCAGTCAGGCCTCCGAACTGTTCGTCTGA
- a CDS encoding FAD-dependent oxidoreductase — protein MPAEAPTQTVDCDVLVIGSGAAGLSAAVTAAWHGLKVIVVEKEPVIGGATAWSGGWAWVPRNPLAQRAGIQEDIEQPRTYLRNELGEHYDAARVDAFLEACPHMVAFFERHTALQFADGNGISDMHGDTPGAATGGHQVIAAPYDARQVGALLPRLRKTMRETSFMGMPIMAGADLAAFLAMTRSPRALKHVSKRFLSHLYHLARYGRAMHLVNGVALVARLAKSADDLGVQLLESAPAKRLLIEDGQVRGALVGTPNGELSIRAKAVVLAAGGFPNDPVRRQQLFPRDASGRDNLALPPQACSGDGLRLGESAGGQVATGLKSPVAWAPVSKVPHRDGSFGHFPHIIERGKPGIIGVLANGKRFVNEAHGYYDYVSAMVEAVPEDQEACSWLICDHRFQRRYGLGFARPAPLPVGPHVRNGYLKRGASIEQLALACGIDPVALANTVAEFNRHARKGEDPAFGRGSTPFNRKQGDPLYPGPNPCVAPIEHGPFYAVKVQPGCFGTFAGLKTDGHARVLDAAEQPITGLYAAGTDMASVLGGHYPSGGINLGPALTFGYVAARHIAGATDYE, from the coding sequence ATGCCTGCGGAAGCACCAACACAAACGGTCGATTGCGATGTTCTGGTGATCGGCTCGGGCGCGGCCGGCCTCTCTGCAGCCGTAACCGCCGCCTGGCATGGCCTGAAGGTCATAGTGGTGGAAAAGGAGCCGGTGATCGGCGGCGCCACCGCCTGGTCCGGCGGCTGGGCCTGGGTACCACGCAACCCGCTGGCGCAGCGCGCCGGCATCCAGGAGGACATCGAGCAACCGCGCACTTACCTGCGCAACGAGCTGGGCGAGCACTACGATGCCGCACGCGTCGACGCCTTCCTCGAAGCCTGCCCGCACATGGTAGCGTTCTTCGAGAGGCACACCGCGCTGCAGTTCGCCGACGGCAACGGCATTTCCGATATGCACGGCGACACCCCCGGCGCAGCCACCGGCGGCCATCAGGTGATCGCCGCCCCCTACGACGCCCGCCAGGTTGGCGCCCTGCTGCCGCGCCTGCGCAAGACCATGCGCGAAACCTCGTTCATGGGCATGCCGATCATGGCCGGCGCCGACCTCGCCGCGTTCCTCGCCATGACCCGCTCGCCGCGCGCGCTGAAGCATGTCAGCAAGCGCTTCCTCAGCCACCTCTACCATCTGGCCCGCTACGGTCGGGCCATGCACCTGGTCAACGGCGTGGCGCTGGTCGCCCGCCTGGCCAAGTCGGCCGACGACCTCGGCGTGCAATTGCTCGAATCGGCGCCGGCCAAGCGCCTGCTCATCGAGGACGGCCAGGTGCGCGGCGCGCTGGTCGGCACGCCCAACGGCGAGCTGAGCATCCGCGCCAAGGCCGTGGTGCTCGCCGCCGGCGGCTTCCCCAACGACCCCGTGCGGCGCCAGCAACTGTTCCCGCGTGATGCCTCCGGCCGCGACAACCTGGCGTTGCCGCCGCAGGCCTGCTCCGGCGACGGCCTGCGCCTGGGCGAATCCGCCGGCGGCCAGGTGGCCACCGGGCTGAAATCGCCGGTGGCCTGGGCGCCGGTGTCCAAGGTGCCCCATCGCGATGGCAGCTTCGGCCACTTCCCGCACATCATCGAGCGCGGCAAGCCGGGGATCATCGGCGTGCTGGCCAACGGCAAGCGCTTCGTCAACGAGGCGCACGGCTACTACGACTACGTGTCGGCCATGGTCGAAGCGGTGCCGGAAGACCAGGAAGCCTGCTCCTGGCTGATCTGCGACCACCGTTTCCAGCGCCGCTACGGCCTCGGCTTCGCCCGCCCGGCGCCGCTGCCGGTGGGGCCGCACGTGCGCAACGGCTACCTCAAGCGCGGCGCCAGCATCGAGCAGCTGGCGCTGGCCTGCGGCATAGACCCGGTGGCGCTGGCCAATACCGTGGCCGAGTTCAACCGACATGCGCGCAAGGGCGAAGACCCGGCGTTCGGCCGCGGTTCGACGCCGTTCAACCGCAAGCAGGGCGACCCGCTGTACCCGGGGCCGAATCCCTGCGTCGCGCCTATCGAGCACGGCCCGTTCTACGCCGTCAAAGTCCAGCCGGGCTGCTTCGGCACCTTCGCCGGCCTGAAGACCGATGGCCACGCCCGCGTGCTCGACGCCGCCGAGCAGCCGATCACCGGCCTCTACGCGGCCGGCACCGACATGGCCAGCGTGCTCGGCGGCCATTACCCGTCCGGCGGCATCAACCTCGGCCCGGCACTGACCTTCGGCTACGTCGCCGCCCGCCATATCGCCGGGGCCACGGACTACGAATGA